In a single window of the Biomphalaria glabrata chromosome 5, xgBioGlab47.1, whole genome shotgun sequence genome:
- the LOC106062579 gene encoding heparan sulfate glucosamine 3-O-sulfotransferase 1-like — translation MEYRRLFNSKSLMVAAVVILLVVLTTYNSSPELHNHPVAYSRAGTDRQPDEVTLPTCSDSGEDKNCMKSRLPKCLIIGFAKCGTYSLIAFLAMHPDIVTAKREIKFFNENYDKGLNWYAEQMPPSGSSQITIEKTPGYILSKTTLDRIHEYNSSIKLIVIVRDPVIRLPSSYAHQEGKRNIPSFPKWFRSVNFTDRMNYFQYISVVYKVFPKDQILVLCEEQLEDDPLSVMRDVEQFLGIRQAFKEDHFIFNEDKGFYCFNTSYPRFRELSDVLRVVPATGCFSNAKGRVHPDISPALLREMASIATKYNEQLFALIGKRFNWTEP, via the coding sequence ATGGAGTATAGACGCTTGTTCAATTCTAAGTCGCTGATGGTGGCTGCCGTTGTAATTCTTCTGGTTGTGCTTACAACTTACAACTCCTCACCAGAATTACACAACCATCCAGTGGCGTACTCTCGAGCTGGGACCGATCGCCAACCTGATGAGGTCACGCTACCAACGTGTTCAGACTCAGGGGAGGATAAAAACTGCATGAAAAGCCGCCTACCGAAGTGCCTTATCATAGGCTTCGCGAAGTGCGGGACCTACTCGCTCATCGCGTTTCTAGCCATGCACCCAGACATCGTGACAGCGAAACGGGAGATTAAGTTCTTCAACGAGAATTACGACAAAGGGCTGAACTGGTATGCGGAACAGATGCCTCCGTCAGGCTCTTCCCAGATTACAATCGAAAAGACGCCTGGTTATATCCTGTCTAAGACAACCTTAGACAGGATCCACGAGTACAACAGCAGTATAAAACTGATCGTCATAGTTCGAGACCCCGTTATCAGGCTCCCTTCATCTTACGCTCACCAGGAGGGGAAAAGAAACATACCATCGTTTCCGAAGTGGTTCAGAAGTGTGAACTTCACCGATAGAATGAACTACTTCCAATACATCTCTGTTGTCTACAAGGTGTTTCCAAAGGATCAGATCTTAGTGCTCTGCGAGGAGCAGCTGGAGGACGATCCACTGTCTGTGATGAGAGACGTTGAACAATTTCTAGGAATTCGCCAAGCGTTTAAAGAAGACCACTTCATCTTCAACGAAGACAAGGGATTTTACTGTTTTAATACATCGTACCCAAGGTTCCGGGAGTTGTCTGACGTTCTGAGAGTGGTTCCTGCGACAGGGTGTTTCTCCAACGCCAAAGGCCGCGTGCATCCGGATATCAGCCCGGCGTTGTTGAGAGAGATGGCGTCCATAGCAACAAAGTACAACGAACAGTTATTTGCTCTCATAGGTAAACGTTTTAACTGGACTGAGCCTTAA